In Sphingomonas sp. SUN019, one genomic interval encodes:
- the purF gene encoding amidophosphoribosyltransferase — protein MLTTNPFDDDKLREECGIFGVSASEGAAALVALGLHALQHRGQEAAGITTWDGAHFHTHRAMGHVAGNFDRDDIIRALPGTVACGHVRYSTTGETALHNVQPLYAELQTGGFAVAHNGNISNAMRLRKELVRRGSIFQSTSDTETIIHLVATSNYRTLLDRFIDALKQVEGAYSLIVMTPEGMIACRDPLGIRPLVMGKLGDAVIFASETVALDVVGAQFVRSVEPGELVIVQGSEIRSIRPFAPMAARPCIFEWVYFSRPDSIVDDHSVYSVRKAIGAQLAIEAPVDADLVIPVPDSGVPAAIGYAQQSGIPFELGIIRSHYVGRTFIQPNNEVRHLGVKLKHNANRALIKGKRVILIDDSIVRGTTSLKIVQMMHDAGAAEVHMRIASPPTRHSCFYGVDTPERAKLLAAKHDVSGMTDFIHADSLAFVSIDGLYKALGEHGRADIRPKYCDACFTGDYPTTLTDHDETAEVDQFALLAERMI, from the coding sequence ATGCTGACGACCAATCCGTTCGATGATGACAAACTGCGCGAGGAGTGCGGCATTTTCGGCGTGTCCGCGTCCGAGGGTGCAGCCGCGCTCGTCGCACTTGGCCTGCACGCGCTGCAGCACCGCGGGCAGGAGGCGGCCGGGATCACGACCTGGGACGGCGCGCACTTCCACACCCACCGCGCGATGGGCCATGTCGCCGGGAATTTCGACCGCGACGATATCATCCGCGCGCTGCCCGGCACGGTCGCCTGCGGTCACGTCCGCTATTCGACCACCGGCGAAACCGCGCTGCACAACGTCCAGCCGCTGTATGCCGAGCTGCAGACCGGCGGCTTTGCGGTGGCGCACAACGGCAACATCTCGAACGCGATGCGGCTGCGCAAGGAACTCGTCCGGCGCGGCTCGATCTTCCAGTCGACCAGCGATACCGAAACGATTATCCATCTGGTCGCGACCAGCAATTATCGCACCCTGCTCGATCGTTTCATCGACGCGCTGAAGCAGGTCGAGGGCGCCTATTCGCTGATCGTGATGACGCCGGAGGGGATGATCGCCTGTCGCGATCCGCTCGGCATCCGCCCGCTGGTGATGGGCAAGCTTGGCGATGCGGTGATCTTCGCGTCCGAAACCGTCGCGCTCGACGTCGTCGGCGCACAATTCGTCCGCTCGGTCGAGCCCGGCGAACTGGTGATCGTGCAGGGCAGCGAAATCCGCTCGATCCGCCCGTTCGCGCCGATGGCCGCGCGGCCCTGCATCTTCGAATGGGTGTATTTCTCGCGACCCGATTCGATCGTCGACGATCATTCGGTCTATTCGGTGCGCAAGGCGATCGGCGCGCAGCTGGCGATCGAAGCGCCAGTCGACGCCGATCTGGTCATCCCGGTGCCCGATTCGGGGGTGCCCGCCGCGATCGGTTATGCGCAGCAGAGCGGCATCCCGTTCGAACTCGGGATCATCCGCTCGCACTATGTCGGGCGCACCTTTATCCAGCCCAACAACGAAGTCCGCCACCTCGGCGTCAAGCTGAAGCACAACGCCAATCGTGCGCTGATCAAGGGCAAACGGGTCATCCTGATCGACGATTCGATCGTGCGCGGCACGACCAGTCTGAAGATCGTGCAGATGATGCACGATGCGGGCGCGGCGGAAGTGCATATGCGCATCGCATCGCCCCCGACCCGGCATTCGTGCTTCTACGGCGTCGACACGCCCGAACGTGCCAAGCTGCTCGCGGCGAAGCACGACGTTTCGGGGATGACCGATTTCATCCACGCCGACAGCCTGGCGTTTGTGTCGATCGACGGGCTTTACAAGGCGCTGGGCGAGCACGGCCGCGCCGACATCCGCCCGAAATATTGCGACGCCTGCTTCACCGGCGATTATCCGACGACGCTGACCGACCACGATGAAACCGCCGAGGTCGATCAGTTCGCGTTGCTCGCCGAACGCATGATCTGA
- a CDS encoding Rho termination factor has product MAKDHGPSVKNDKLYEKLRGQGESKEKAARIANAKAAGTLSHRSTKLEGRTKADLLKEAREIGIEGRSTMDKPALVKAIRGHR; this is encoded by the coding sequence ATGGCGAAGGATCACGGACCGTCGGTGAAGAACGACAAGCTGTACGAGAAACTGCGCGGGCAAGGCGAATCGAAGGAGAAAGCGGCGCGGATCGCGAACGCAAAGGCGGCGGGGACGCTGAGTCACCGATCGACCAAGCTGGAGGGCCGGACGAAGGCCGATCTGCTGAAGGAAGCGCGCGAGATCGGCATCGAAGGACGATCGACGATGGACAAGCCCGCGCTGGTGAAGGCGATCCGCGGGCATCGGTGA